In Zygosaccharomyces rouxii strain CBS732 chromosome F complete sequence, a single window of DNA contains:
- the MRM1 gene encoding Mrm1p (uniprot|Q9UVE2 Zygosaccharomyces rouxii Hypothetical protein similar to YOR201C uniprot|P25270 Saccharomyces cerevisiae YOR201C MRM1 Ribose methyltransferase that modifies a functionally critical conserved nucleotide in mitochondrial 21S rRNA), with translation MRRATMLSYSSFERKFVKMSLIYGAIRGFTSCARRSGVKVDRNIPQLTRKKAWERAGEDKEAWFKRKYAHVHAKQKQQQEPRDPFGKRKAHELRLKENQRRMEQERTTHVHKFEKKNATQGLRPNPLMEYVYGTNSVLAALQGNKREYYSRLLHYGQLDPRLQKLAKSRNVELVETDKHRLNLMTNYAVHNNIILETKPLQPPEISHLQMVNPESGTIQYSELAFEDEKITQEMPYGVKNGKNFPLGIYLDEVVDPHNIGAIMRSAYFLGADFIVMSRKNCAPLSAAVSKTSSGAIELLPIFYVDKPLSFFSESQQGGGWTFVTAGLTDFTQKDKKFNSGKILELNDLEGLCEQVPVVLVVGNEGSGVRTNLKMRSDFFVEIPFGRDDEKGPVDSLNVSVATALLINYLLKGSNM, from the coding sequence atgagaagAGCCACTATGCTAAGCTATTCAAGCTTCGAGAGAAAATTCGTTAAAATGAGCCTCATCTATGGTGCTATAAGAGGTTTTACTAGCTGTGCTAGGAGGAGTGGTGTTAAAGTGGATAGAAATATTCCACAACTGACTCGAAAGAAAGCTTGGGAAAGAGCTGGTGAGGATAAAGAAGCTTGGTTCAAGAGGAAATATGCTCATGTTCATGCTAAACAGAAGCAACAGCAGGAGCCCAGAGATCCATTCGGTAAGAGGAAAGCTCATGAGCTGAGATTGAAGGAGAATCAACGACGTATGGAGCAGGAAAGGACAACACACGTGCATAAATTCGAGAAGAAGAACGCTACGCAGGGCTTAAGACCCAATCCATTGATGGAATACGTTTACGGTACAAATAGTGTACTTGCAGCATTACAAGGTAATAAGAGGGAGTATTATTCTAGGTTACTTCATTATGGACAATTAGATCCGAGATTACAAAAATTGGCCAAGTCCCGTAATGTAGAATTGGTAGAGACTGATAAGCATCGTCTCAATCTAATGACTAATTATGCAGTGCATAACAACATCATACTAGAAACGAAACCTTTACAACCCCCAGAAATCTCTCATTTACAAATGGTAAATCCTGAATCAGGTACTATACAATACAGCGAGCttgcatttgaagatgaaaaaatcaCACAAGAGATGCCATATGGAGTCAAAAACGGTAAGAACTTCCCGTTAGGAATTTATCTGGATGAAGTGGTTGATCCCCATAATATTGGTGCCATTATGAGAAGTGCTTATTTCTTGGGAGCAGATTTTATAGTGATGTCGCGAAAGAATTGTGCACCACTATCAGCTGCGGTCTCCAAAACTAGTAGTGGTGCTATAGAACTgctaccaattttttatgTGGATAAGCCCTTGTCGTTTTTCTCTGAATCTCAGCAAGGCGGTGGCTGGACATTTGTTACTGCAGGATTAACGGACTTCACACAGAAGGACAAGAAATTTAACAGCGGTAAAATATTAGAATTAAACGATTTAGAAGGCTTATGTGAACAGGTCCCTGTGGTATTAGTGGTTGGTAATGAAGGTAGCGGTGTAAGAAcgaatttaaaaatgagAAGTGATTTTTTCGTTGAAATCCCATTTGGAAGAGATGATGAGAAGGGACCTGTAGATTCTCTAAACGTCAGTGTAGCAACGGCATTGCTAATTAACTATCTTCTCAAAGGTTCAAATATGTAA
- the HIS3 gene encoding imidazoleglycerol-phosphate dehydratase HIS3 (uniprot|Q9UVE1 Zygosaccharomyces rouxii HIS3 Imidazoleglycerol-phosphate dehydratase) has product MIPEQGEHKAFVQRNTNETKIQIAISLNGGHIEIPESIIGKKRVESDGVATQATSSQTIDIHTGVGFLDHMIHALAKHSGWSLIVECIGDLHIDDHHTTEDCGIALGDAFKQALGQVRGVKRFGFGFAPLDEALSRAVVDLSNRPYSVIELGLKREKIGDLSCEMIPHFLESFTEAARLTVHVDCLRGFNDHHRSESAFKALAVALREATSPNGTNDVPSTKGVLM; this is encoded by the coding sequence ATGATTCCTGAGCAAGGTGAGCACAAGGCTTTTGTGCAGAGAAATACCAACGAAACCAAAATCCAGATCGCCATTTCCTTAAATGGTGGTCACATTGAAATTCCAGAGTCCATCATAGGTAAGAAGAGAGTTGAAAGTGATGGCGTAGCTACGCAAGCTACTAGTTCTCAAACGATCGACATTCATACCGGTGTCGGATTCCTCGACCATATGATTCATGCTCTGGCGAAACACTCTGGTTGGTCACTAATCGTTGAATGTATTGGTGATTTGCACATCGATGATCACCATACCACTGAAGACTGCGGTATTGCCCTAGGTGATGCTTTCAAACAGGCCTTGGGACAGGTACGTGGtgtgaaaagatttggattcgGTTTTGCGCCATTAGATGAGGCTTTATCAAGAGCTGTTGTCGATCTATCCAATAGACCATATTCTGTTATTGAATTAggattgaaaagagaaaaaatcgGTGATTTGTCCTGTGAAATGATTCCACATTTTCTAGAAAGTTTTACTGAAGCAGCTAGATTGACTGTTCATGTGGACTGTTTGAGAGGTTTCAACGACCATCACAGAAGTGAAAGTGCATTTAAGGCACTAGCGGTAGCCCTTAGAGAAGCAACTTCACCTAATGGTACCAACGATGTCCCATCTACGAAGGGTGTTCTCATGTGA
- the MRP51 gene encoding mitochondrial 37S ribosomal protein bS1m (similar to uniprot|Q02950 Saccharomyces cerevisiae YPL118W MRP51; homolog group vGLR.3476 derived from GLR. 3476), protein MSLSSARLAQLIKNSRVAQVPRNGKPLVQTGPRYHPTHQIIETKPSTLDRQEWGLKSSIPSKVKSRYLIFNDLDTLERITTFEPNGGAQWNRLRFQELGIAPKYNPGKANPLFQGSSSHADQLAPFSSILNVNSGNATTQKVVNSRLPSVKAMRNEFKQWLLSKDPEALKNKSFTPRDLHSFAVQFLSERGFGNGDSKRLNKATMKNVVGTGGLTYSLPGKLKNSPNGVVAKNIVPGRFLNIDGNDRLAAIGGFVANASSSSPMTSQVDYNMGDFVRELTFPFEVQQASVEDNGRVMLRAKVVSGISPRARLQMSGRNYQQRPLRTGGRHPAVRAEDSTKHAEELLSILTNFDK, encoded by the coding sequence ATGTCATTATCATCTGCGCGCCTTGCGCAGCTAATTAAAAATTCTAGAGTGGCCCAGGTTCCCCGTAACGGTAAACCTTTGGTTCAAACAGGCCCTCGTTACCATCCAACACATCAGATTATTGAAACTAAACCATCCACATTAGATCGTCAGGAATGGGgtttaaaatcttcaattccATCAAAAGTTAAATCTCGCTATTTGATCTTTAACGATCTGGACACTTTAGAGCGTATAACGACTTTTGAACCAAACGGCGGGGCTCAATGGAATAGACTACGGTTTCAAGAATTAGGTATAGCACCTAAATACAATCCAGGCAAGGCAAATCCATTGTTCCAGGGGTCAAGCTCTCATGCGGACCAGTTAGCTCCATTCTCATCAATTCTTAATGTAAATTCAGGTAATGCAACAACGCAAAAGGTCGTTAACTCAAGATTACCATCCGTTAAGGCCATGCGTAATGAATTCAAGCAGTGGTTATTATCCAAGGATCCAGAAGCTCTGAAGAATAAATCTTTTACCCCCAGGGACTTGCACAGTTTCGCGGTACAATTTTTATCGGAAAGAGgatttggtaatggtgattCTAAACGCTTAAACAAGGCTACTATGAAAAACGTAGTTGGTACTGGTGGTTTAACTTATAGTCTTCCGGGAAAGCTGAAGAACTCTCCAAACGGTGTCGTGGCAAAGAATATCGTTCCAGGTAGATTCTTAAACATTGATGGTAATGATCGTCTAGCTGCCATTGGTGGGTTTGTCGCCAATGCTAGTTCATCTTCTCCAATGACGTCTCAAGTAGACTACAATATGGGCGATTTTGTGAGAGAATTGACTTTCCCATTCGAAGTTCAACAAGCTTCAGTGGAGGATAACGGTAGAGTCATGCTAAGAGCTAAAGTGGTTAGTGGTATAAGCCCCAGAGCTAGATTACAAATGTCTGGTAGAAATTACCAACAAAGACCTTTAAGAACTGGTGGTAGACACCCTGCAGTACGTGCTGAAGATTCTACCAAACAtgcagaagaattgttaagCATTTTGACTAATTTCGATAAATAA
- the DED1 gene encoding DEAD-box ATP-dependent RNA helicase DED1 (similar to uniprot|P06634 Saccharomyces cerevisiae YOR204W DED1 ATP-dependent DEAD (Asp-Glu-Ala-Asp)-box RNA helicase required for translation initiation of all yeast mRNAs mutations in human DEAD-box DBY are a frequent cause of male infertility): protein MADLSNQVENLNIDGNASSYVPPHLRNSSRRPRNDGEGSSFNNKGSFFGRGRGGGFSSNRGGRGGGSGGGFRPAGTGRWINGKHVPTERNEKLELQLFGATGDPNFQSSGINFDNYDDIPVEASGENVPEPVTEFTSPPLDELLLENIKFAHFVKPTPVQKYSIPIVANKRDLMACAQTGSGKTGGFLFPVLSESFFTGPSEIPEAARSSYMRKAFPTAVVLAPTRELATQIFDEAKKFTYRSWVRPTVVYGGSDVGSQMRDLDRGCDLLVATPGRLNDLLERGKISLAKVKYLVLDEADRMLDMGFEPQIRNIVEGCDMPGVDQRQTLMFSATFPVDIQHLARDFLSDYIFLSVGRVGSTSENITQRVLYVEDEDKKSALLDLLSASSGGLTLIFVETKRMADQLTDFLIMQNFRATAIHGDRTQSERERALGSFKTGKADLLVATAVAARGLDIPNVTHVINYDLPGDVDDYVHRIGRTGRAGNTGLATAFLNRGNKNVVKGLIEILSEANQEVPSFLNDLSRESAFGSRGGRGGGGFSNNRSFGTRDYRKQGTGSFGASRGGGGSLGGSFRGGGNSGSSWGGGRSSNWDSFGSAGGNSWW, encoded by the coding sequence ATGGCTGATTTATCAAACCAAgtagaaaatttgaatatcGACGGTAATGCATCGTCTTATGTACCTCCACATTTGAGGAACAGCAGCAGACGTCCTAGAAATGACGGTGAAGGCTCTTCATTCAATAACAAAGGTAGTTTCTTTGGACGTGGACGTGGTGGCGGATTTTCTAGTAACCGTGGTGGCCGTGGTGGTGGCTCTGGTGGCGGTTTTAGACCAGCAGGTACTGGTAGATGGATTAATGGTAAGCACGTTCCAActgaaagaaatgaaaaattagaattacaatTATTTGGGGCTACTGGTGATCCAAATTTCCAATCATCTGGTattaattttgataattaCGATGACATTCCAGTGGAAGCATCTGGTGAAAATGTTCCTGAGCCGGTGACGGAATTTACCAGTCCACCATTAGATGAATTGTTGTTAGAAAATATTAAGTTTGCTCACTTTGTTAAACCAACTCCTGTGCAAAAGTATTCTATTCCTATCGTTGCCAACAAGAGAGATTTAATGGCATGTGCCCAAACTGGTTCCGGTAAGACTGGTGGGTTTTTGTTCCCAGTTTTGTCTGAATCATTTTTCACTGGTCCCTCTGAAATTCCTGAAGCTGCTAGAAGCTCTTATATGAGAAAGGCTTTCCCAACTGCAGTTGTTTTGGCCCCAACCAGAGAATTAGCAACTCAAATTTTCGATGAAGCTAAGAAATTTACCTATAGATCCTGGGTTAGACCAACTGTTGTTTACGGTGGTAGTGACGTTGGTTCTCAAATGAGAGACTTGGACCGTGGTTGTGATTTGTTAGTGGCAACTCCTGGTCGTCTAAATGATCTTTTGGAACgtggtaaaatttctttggcCAAGGTTAAGTATTTGGTCTTAGATGAAGCTGATAGAATGTTGGATATGGGTTTCGAACCTCAGATTAGAAATATCGTGGAAGGTTGTGACATGCCAGGTGTGGACCAAAGACAAACTCTGATGTTTTCAGCTACTTTCCCAGTTGACATTCAGCATTTGGCCCGTGATTTCTTGAGTGATTACATCTTTTTATCGGTCGGTAGAGTTGGTTCCACTTCCGAAAACATTACCCAAAGAGTGTTGTatgtggaagatgaagacaaGAAGTCTGCACTTTTGGATCTATTGTCTGCTTCCAGTGGTGGATTGACTTTGATTTTTGTGGAGACAAAGAGAATGGCCGATCAATTGACAGATTTCCTCATTATGCAAAACTTCAGAGCTACTGCTATTCACGGTGATCGTACTCAATCTGAACGTGAAAGAGCTTTGGGTTCTTTCAAGACCGGTAAAGCTGATTTGCTAGTGGCTACCGCTGTGGCTGCTAGAGGTTTGGATATTCCAAATGTCACCCACGTTATTAACTATGATTTGCCAGgtgatgttgatgattatGTTCACAGAATCGGTAGAACTGGTCGTGCTGGTAATACTGGTTTAGCTACTGCATTTTTGAACAGAGGTAACAAGAATGTCGTGAAAGGTTTAATCGAAATTTTGTCTGAAGCTAATCAAGAAGTTCCATCGTTCTTAAACGATCTATCAAGAGAATCCGCTTTCGGCTCTCGTGGTGGTAGAGGCGGTGGCGGTTTCTCCAATAACCGTTCATTCGGTACAAGAGATTACCGTAAACAAGGAACCGGTTCCTTCGGTGCCTCCCGTGGTGGTGGCGGTAGCTTAGGTGGCTCCTTCCGTGGTGGCGGCAACAGTGGCAGCTCCTGGGGAGGTGGCAGATCTTCTAATTGGGATTCTTTCGGTTCTGCTGGTGGTAACTCCTGGTGGTAA
- a CDS encoding uncharacterized protein (highly similar to uniprot|P21524 Saccharomyces cerevisiae YER070W RNR1 Ribonucleotide-diphosphate reductase (RNR) and to YIL066C uniprot|P21672 Saccharomyces cerevisiae YIL066C RNR3 Ribonucleotide- diphosphate reductase (RNR), large subunit; the RNR complex catalyzes the rate-limiting step in dNTP synthesis and is regulated by DNA replication and DNA damage checkpoint pathways via localization of the small subunits) — protein MTNIADIGSNANPGYEYNPPLMRQKLRELSFGLNLDYLDFDKIVQKISSGVPDDVEGWQVIRHAAETVASLTSIHPDHSILAARLEIDELHKSLRGITFTENLKQLRSSTRVTSEGDNRVPSKRQKVMRAPKKGVISEEFLQMALKYEKKLNDAIVHERDFNFTYFGWKTLCQSYLIKKNADQIHETPQFLFMRVALAIHGPFEDIDSVIETYELMSRKYFIHASPTLFNAGTVNQYLSSCFLVGMKEDSIEGIFKTLEDTALISKASGGIGIHVSNIRASGAHVSGSNGTSNGIVPMLRVFNNTARYVDQGGNKRPGAYCIYLEPWHSDVFDFLQLRKNHGKDELRARDLFFALWIPDLFMKRVQCNGEWSLFSPDEAPGLSDVYGKEFEELYEQYEATALPMKRVKAQKLWSEILQAQVETGGPFMLYKDSCNLKSNQKNLGTIKSSNLCCEIVEYSSKDETAVCNLASVALPTFVVQVTNKGSIFDFVKLHAVVKTITRNLDRVIDVCKYPIPQAQYSNLRNRPEAIGVQGLADVFLMLRIPYESQEARILNTQIFETIYHAAVETSIELAEEYGAYETFQGSPASQGLLQFDLWGLNEDNYDFLYRDWGELKHRIQNGRGLRNSLLLGPMPTASTSQILGYTESFEPMTSNVYARRVLSGEFINVNQYMVDHFCQLGIWNEKLKNRIIADNGSVQNIQGLPDWIKKIYRTVWEIPQRPLIDMARDRSPFIDQSQSLNLFMKTPTMGKLTSMHFHAWRHGLKTGMYYLRTQAASAAIQFTVNDENTLTGSVELNGSDEEESKTPILGKYPGTTFPKRHIDFFDPKKISIENIVSQKSDSTVGWGEDAYGIHDKTPLSCSGGKENEYCESCSG, from the coding sequence ATGACAAATATTGCAGATATAGGGAGTAATGCTAACCCCGGGTATGAATACAATCCACCTCTTATGAGGCAGAAACTGCGAGAACTATCATTTGGGCTCAACTTGGACTACTTAGACTTTGATAAAATAGTGCAGAAGATTTCAAGTGGTGTGCCTGATGATGTAGAGGGCTGGCAAGTAATAAGACATGCGGCAGAAACCGTAGCTTCCCTGACAAGTATACATCCAGACCATTCGATTTTGGCTGCCAGATTAGAGATTGATGAGTTACATAAATCTTTGCGTGGAATCACCTTTACTGAAAATTTAAAGCAGCTACGGAGCTCTACAAGAGTAACTTCTGAGGGAGACAATAGAGTACCGAGTAAGCGACAGAAAGTTATGAGGGCCCCCAAGAAAGGTGTAATATCTGAAGAGTTTTTACAAATGGCTTTGAAGtatgagaaaaaattaaatgatGCCATCGTTCATGAGAgagattttaatttcacaTATTTCGGTTGGAAAACGTTATGTCAATCatatttgataaaaaaaaatgccGACCAAATCCACGAAACTCCCCAGTTCCTTTTTATGAGGGTCGCACTGGCTATCCATGGTccttttgaagatattgatTCTGTGATTGAAACCTATGAACTGATGTCACGGAAATATTTTATTCATGCATCCCCTACATTGTTCAACGCAGGCACAGTGAATCAATATCTTTCTTCCTGCTTTCTTGTTGGTATGAAAGAGGATTCTATTGAGGGAATCTTCAAAACCTTAGAGGATACAGCTCTAATCTCCAAGGCGTCGGGCGGAATTGGTATTCATGTTTCCAACATAAGGGCAAGTGGGGCCCATGTGTCTGGATCTAATGGTACTTCTAATGGTATAGTTCCCATGCTACGTGTTTTTAATAATACTGCCAGATATGTGGACCAGGGAGGAAACAAGCGTCCGGGTGCATACTGTATATATTTGGAACCCTGGCATTCAGATGTTTTTGATTTCCTGCAGTTAAGAAAGAACCATGGTAAGGATGAATTAAGAGCTAGAGATTTATTTTTTGCACTATGGATTCCAGATTTGTTCATGAAGCGTGTACAGTGCAATGGTGAGTGGTCTCTTTTCAGCCCAGATGAAGCGCCTGGTCTAAGTGATGTCTACGGTAAGGAGTTTGAAGAGCTATATGAACAATACGAAGCCACTGCATTGCCAATGAAACGCGTTAAAGCCCAAAAGCTGTGGTCTGAGATTTTGCAAGCTCAAGTGGAAACAGGCGGTCCTTTTATGCTTTACAAGgattcttgtaatttaaAATCGAACCAAAAGAATCTGGGAACCATTAAGTCTTCTAATTTATGCTGTGAAATTGTAGAATATAGTTCCAAGGATGAGACTGCAGTGTGCAATCTGGCATCAGTGGCACTACCCACGTTTGTGGTACAGGTGACTAATAAGGGTAGTATATTCGATTTTGTTAAATTACATGCAGTGGTGAAGACaataacaagaaatttAGATCGTGTCATCGATGTTTGCAAGTATCCGATCCCACAAGCACAATACAGTAATTTGAGGAATAGACCAGAAGCGATTGGCGTCCAAGGTTTAGCCGACGTATTTCTTATGCTTCGAATACCCTACGAATCACAAGAGGCAAGAATTTTAAATACACAGATATTTGAGACGATCTACCATGCTGCTGTTGAAACTTCGATCGAATTGGCTGAAGAATACGGAGCTTATGAAACCTTCCAAGGTTCTCCAGCTAGTCAAGGTCTTTTACAATTCGACCTATGGGGATTAAACGAGGACAACTATGATTTCTTGTACAGAGACTGGGGTGAACTCAAGCATAGGATCCAAAACGGTAGAGGATTGAGAAATTCTTTGCTTTTAGGCCCAATGCCTACTGCTTCCACCTCACAAATCCTTGGATATACGGAATCCTTTGAGCCAATGACTTCAAACGTCTATGCAAGAAGGGTATTAAGTGGtgaatttatcaatgtAAATCAATACATGGTCGATCATTTCTGTCAACTGGGAATTTggaatgaaaaattgaaaaatcgtATCATAGCAGATAACGGATCCGTTCAAAACATTCAAGGTTTGCCTGATTGGATAAAAAAGATCTACAGAACGGTTTGGGAGATCCCACAGAGACCGCTAATTGATATGGCTCGTGATAGATCACCATTTATCGATCAATCACAAAGTTTGAACCTGTTCATGAAAACTCCAACAATGGGGAAATTGACCAGTATGCATTTCCATGCATGGAGGCACGGATTGAAGACCGGAATGTACTATTTGAGAACACAAGCTGCATCGGCCGCCATTCAGTTTACCgttaatgatgaaaatactTTAACAGGGTCTGTGGAATTGAATGgatctgatgaagaggaatcGAAAACTCCCATTTTAGGTAAATACCCCGGAACAACCTTCCCCAAACGTCATATCGATTTTTTCGATCCCAAGAAAATATCGATTGAAAATATTGTATCACAGAAATCTGATAGTACAGTAGGCTGGGGGGAAGATGCTTATGGAATCCATGATAAAACACCACTTTCTTGTAGTGGAGGCAAAGAGAATGAATACTGCGAAAGCTGTTCTGGATAA
- the VPS30 gene encoding beclin 1 (similar to uniprot|Q02948 Saccharomyces cerevisiae YPL120W VPS30 Protein required for sorting and delivery of soluble hydrolases to the vacuole): protein MRNSDETGLKCQNCQLPLEIDSSLLDLSLAQRDMLVNFSNDYNPNNYNIPTDRLHRLNKVVSPTELNIQNSILDSYVFLQDGSHDEHPSSQRSLDASSQTTFREEDSGDEPDDNQPSSPTARTLSTQVTALANVFNVLSSKTNIDYPVCQDCCNILIQRLQSEYDDATKERDTYTQFLSRIEKQKQLSSSDSPDITSEEINQLKLEREKLFKELLQLEHQDEELDQEIISLQSNLKDKIQHENEDLRKKNIEDLEQLEFSKEVRSLKNQHELTLNNLDKLRKVNIYNETFKISHEGPFGVINGLRIGGFDNTTVPWHEINAGLGQVVLLLATICARLKIKLDDYKLQPMGSFSTISKFIQETQEWENYEVYSNENFRLGKIFRKETTFDKAMVSILAIIQQMAIWLSRSNATSATDDQSPNKSVDDGIDLPYLMHKDKINGNSVKLFGAKPGIEWTIAMKFLLTNAKWLLAFSSSRLVQSSPA from the coding sequence ATGAGGAACTCTGATGAGACGGGACTCAAATGTCAGAATTGTCAACTTCCCTTAGAGATTGACAGTTCCCTATTGGATTTAAGTTTGGCTCAGAGGGATATGTTAGTTAACTTCAGCAATGACTACAACCCAAATAATTACAACATTCCTACTGACAGGTTGCATAGATTAAACAAAGTAGTTTCACCAACAGAATTGAATATCCAGAACTCCATACTAGATTCTTATGTGTTCTTACAAGATGGTTCTCACGATGAACACCCCTCGAGTCAAAGATCACTCGACGCTTCTTCGCAAACTACATTTCGTGAAGAGGATTCTGGTGATGAGCCTGATGATAACCAACCATCTTCTCCTACGGCTAGAACCCTTTCCACACAAGTTACGGCGCTTGCCAATGTATTTAACGTACTATCATCCAAGACTAATATCGACTACCCTGTATGTCAGGACTGTTGCAATATACTGATCCAACGTTTACAGAGTGAGTATGATGATGCAACAAAGGAAAGAGATACTTATACCCAATTTCtatcaagaattgagaaacaGAAACAACTATCATCTTCGGATTCGCCGGATATAACTTCAGAGGagatcaatcaattgaaattggaaagggAGAAGCTGTTCAAAGAGTTATTACAGTTGGAGCATCAGGACGAAGAACTGGACCAAGAGATTATAAGCTTACAGTCTAATTTGAAAGACAAAATTCAACATGAGAATGAAGACTTGAGGAAAAAGAAcattgaagatttagagCAATTGGAATTCTCTAAAGAGGTACGTTCGTTGAAGAACCAGCACGAGCTTACATTGAATAACCTTGATAAACTGCGCAAAGTTAATATTTACAACGAGACGTTTAAGATATCCCATGAAGGTCCTTTTGGTGTCATCAATGGACTAAGAATTGGCGGCTTTGACAATACGACAGTTCCTTGGCATGAAATAAACGCTGGTTTAGGCCAAGTAGTTCTTCTGCTGGCGACCATATGTGCTAGACTAAAGATTAAACTAGATGATTACAAATTACAACCAATGGGATCCTTTTCCACaatatccaaatttatACAAGAGACTCAAGAATGGGAGAATTACGAAGTCTACAGCAATGAAAACTTTAGACTGGGAAAAATCTTCCGTAAAGAAACTACTTTTGACAAAGCCATGGTGTCTATTCTAGCGATAATTCAACAAATGGCGATTTGGCTATCGAGATCAAATGCGACTTCAGCAACAGATGATCAATCTCCAAACAAATCAGTTGATGATGGTATTGATCTACCATATTTAATGCACAAGGACAAGATAAATGGTAATTCTGTTAAATTATTTGGTGCCAAGCCGGGGATTGAATGGACAATTgcaatgaaatttttactAACTAATGCGAAATGGCTCCTGGCATTCTCATCCAGCCGTTTGGTGCAATCTTCACCGGCTTGA